A region of the Desulfurispora thermophila DSM 16022 genome:
CACTCTTGCAAAAAATCAAGGCGGCGGGCTGCCGGGCCGGAGTGGCTCTCAACCCCGCTACTCCACTGGATGTATTGGACTACGTTCTGGAGTTGACCGATCTGGTGCTGGTGATGACTGTAAACCCGGGTTTTGGGGGGCAAGAATTTATACCTGCCGTGGTACCCAAGATCAGCCGCTTGAGAGAAAAGTTGCTGGCCGTGCGAAGTCATGCCCTGATTCAGGTGGATGGAGGTATAAATGTTCAAACTGCGGCCATAGTCGCCCGGGCCGGGGCGGACGTTCTGGTGGCCGGTTCGGCAATTTTCGGGGCGGTCGATCCGGCGGCGGCCATAGCCGAAATCCGGCAGGCGGCGCGGGGATGAAAGCCGGTAAAATATGAGCAGGCAGGGGGTGATTTGGTTGGCGGTGTATAAATGCGCCCAGTGCGGGGAAGTGGTGGAAAGCCGTTGCAAGCCCGGCAAGTGCAAATCCTGCGGTGCACCCAAAGAGGATTTGCAAAAACAGGAGCAACCCAAGAAAAAATAGTTGTTAGTTTTATTTATTTACAATATTATTCTCTTTAGAGGCAGGTTAATTTTAGGGAGGTGGGACCATGGGCGGGTTGGAAGAACAACTGGTTATTTTTCAGTTGAATGACCAGCAATATGCTTTGCCAATTCAAGAAACCCAGGAAATTATCCGCATGACGGCCATTACGCAGGTACCCAACACCAGGCACTATGTAGAGGGAATTATTAATTTGCGCGGCAGTATAGTACCCGTGATCAACCTGAATAAGCGGTTGTCATTGCCGGTGAAAGAGTATGATGAGAATACCCGGATTATCGTGGTGGAGCATGCCGGTCAGAAGGTGGGCATGATTGTGGACAATGTGCTGGAAGTTGGTCGCTATACCCGCGATGAACTGGAGCCTCCGGCCGTGGCGGGCGATGGGGTGGAGTTTTTGCGCGGTGTGGTCAAAAAGCAGGACCGGTTGTGGCTCTTGCTGAATCTGGCCAATGTTCTTTAAATTTTATGGTCGGTATGGACCGGCCTTTTATTTTTAGTTGTTGGGAGTTTGCCTGATAGCTGTTTATACTGTAAGATATTGAAAAACGTTAGTATATTAGGGAAGGAGGAGTTTTAAAAATGTTTGTGCGCAACTGTATGACTCCCAACCCGATTACCATCAAGCCCGATACTCCCATTTTCGAAGCGCTCAACATAATGAAGAAAAATAATATCCGCCAGCTGCCTGTGGTGGACAAGGCGGGCAAGCTGTTAGGCATTGTAACTGAAAGGGAGATTTTGACCGTTTCTCCTTCACCGGCTTCCACCTTGAGCATTTACGAGATGAATTACCTGCTATCCAAGATGCAGGTCAAGGATATTATGAACCGCCAGCTGGTGACAGTGTCTCCCGAATTGAACATTGAAGATGCGGCTTTGATTATGCGGGACAAAAAAATAGGCAGCTTGCTGGTGATACAGGAAGATGCTCTGGTGGGGATTATTACCCAGACCGATATTTTTGATGCCATGCTGAAAGCTTTTGGGATTCGCAAGGCGGGCACGCGCATTGTCATTGAAACCGAAGACCGGGTGGGCGCTCTGGCCGAGCTGTTGCAAATAGTAAAAGAGCACCGGATTAATGTAATTGGTGTGGCCAGCCTGGAGAAGTCCGACCGGATTGTGCAAATCATGCTGCGGCTGAGTACTGCGGATGCCAGTGAATTGGTGAACGACATCAAACAAAAAGGTTTTCAAGTAATCGCGGTTAGCTAAATCTCAAGCTGATATATAAGGGAGTTCGACCTGTTATGCTGGATGAACACGGTAACCACTTGATGGCCCGCTATGTCAGTATAGCTATGGACATTGCTACCAGGATCATGCGCGGTGAGTACCGGGAGGGACAGAAAATTTTCGGCCGTTCCACTCTGGCCGGTAAGTACAATGTCTCGCCGGAAACCATCCGCCGGGCCCTCACTCTGCTGCAGGATACAGGAATTGTCCATGTTTCGCCCGGGGTGGGGGTGGTGGTGCGTTCCCAGAAGGCGGCCGAGGCTTTTTTGGCCGAGTGTGGTCAAAAGGAAGTACTGCGGGGCATGCAGGAGAAACTGCACGCCTTGCTCAGGCAACGCGATGCGCTGAATGAGGAAATTGACCGGCTCATGCATGAGTTGTTGGATTACACCATGAAAATGGTGGGGAGGCTGCGCCGGCTGGATGAAATCAGAGTCCTGCCTTTTTCGCCCCTGGTGGGTAAATCCCTGGCCGAAGTGGATTTCCGCAGTAAAACCGGTGCTACGGTGCTGGCCATTTTTCGGCAGGGGGAGGAAATTTATTCTCCCCGGGCTGATACGGTGATTCAGGCGGGTGATGTGTTGCTGGTGGTTGGTCACCCGGAAAACAAAGAACAGCTTTTTAGCCTGGTGGAACCCCGCCAGCCCGAGTCATGAGTGCCGGTTATTTTTATGATATATCAATCAGGGGTAATGTATATTTCCCTCGCCTGCGGGTTAAATATAACAATAAATCCCACTTTATTCTAGCAGGAGGGATGGGCTTGGGATTTAAAGACTTTGAAAACAAAGTAAAGAGTGTCCAGGAAAGCCGGGATGAAAAGCACCGTCAGGCGGTCCGGCAGAGCATTGCTGCACCGTCGCCGGAGAAAGAGGAAGAGTAACCGGAAAATAATAGACCCTGCGCTTTGAAGCGGGGCTATTTTTTTGCTGCTTGCTAAATAATGGCGGTTATGCTATGATACCGCTGGAAAAAGGAGTTTGAGGTGATGGGCATGGGCGAAAGAAACAGGCCCGGGAGTGAATATCTACCCGAAATAGCCGGGGATTATGTGGCGGTCAAGGCGCTGGAGAATGGGGTAACTATTATTGGCTTGACCAGAGGAAAGGATACCAGGTTCCACCACACAGAAAAGCTGGACAGGGGCGAGGTAATGATTGCCCAGTTTACAGAGCATACCAGCGCCATTAAAATCCGTGGTCGGGCGGAGATATATACTAAACATGGCAAAATAAGAACGGATGAATAAATGCTCGGGGGGAGGGAGGAGGCGTGTGGACGGTAGTACATATTGCGCCCAATAAAAAAGAGGCCGAGAGAATGCAGCAATATTTAACCAATGAGGGGTTTCTGGTCAAGGTGAGGCCAATCAGTCTACATGCCGATGGTGAAAATACACCGGTGGAAATTCTGGTTCCGGAGGCGGAAGTGGAAGAAGCGCTGGAAATGATCAGCCAATTTTAATCGGGCCGGGGGTGGCAGAGGTGCAGCGATTGGGTGTTCTGACCAGTGGCGGAGATTCCTCGGGTATGAACGCTGCCATTCGGGCGGTAGTGAGGAAAGCTATTTATCACGGCCGGGAAGTTATGGGTATTATGCGCGGCTACAACGGCCTGATTGAAGGCGATATGCAGCCCATGAATTTGGGTTCGGTGGCCGATATTATTCACCGCGGGGGTACAATATTGCATACCGCCCGGTCCGAGCTGTTTAAAACACCGGAAGGCCGGGCTAAAGCGTATGCCAATGTGCAGCGCTTTGGTTTGCAGGGGCTGGTTGTGATCGGTGGTGATGGTTCATTCCGCGGCGCGCTGCAATTCAACCGGGAGTATAATATCCCGGTGATTGGCGTGCCGGGGACAATTGATAATGATATCTATGGCACGGATTATTCCATTGGTTTTGACACGGCCGTGAATACTGTGGTGGATGCCATAAATAAAATACGCGATACAGCTACGTCGCATGAGCGCACCTTTATTATAGAAGTAATGGGACGGGATTCGGGCTGGATCGCCCTGACAGCAGGACTGGCGGGCGGAGCCGAAACCATTCTCATCCCGGAAAAACCTCTTAGCATTGATGAACTTTGCGACAAACTGATGCGTGGCTACAAGCGGGGTAAATTACATAGCATTATAATTGTAGCGGAAGGGGCGGCCAGCGGATTGGAGGTAGGCCGTCAGATTAAGGAGAAAACCGGTTTTGATACCAAAGTTACCATACTGGGTCACCTGCAGCGGGGCGGAACACCTACAGCCTTTGACCGCAACCTGGCCAGCCGGCTGGGGGCGGCGGCAGTGGATTTACTTTTGGCCGGCGAAAGCGGTAAAATGGTGGGAATGATCAGCGGCAAAGTAGTGGCCACAGACCTCCAGCAGGCAGTGCAGAAAAAACAGCTGATAGATCTGGACATGTACACACTAGCGGACATCCTATCGATTTGAAGGAGTGATATGCTTGCGACGCACCAAGATTGTTTGTACAATAGGGCCGGCCAGTGAACGCGTTCCTACGTTGATCCGCATGATCAGGGCCGGCATGAATGTAGCCCGGTTAAATTTTTCCCATGGTACGCATGAAGACCATGCCCGGCGGATCGCGGCGGTCCGCGAAGCGGCGGCCAAAACCGGACAAAACGTAGCGTTGCTCCTGGATACAAAAGGCCCGGAAATCCGCCTGGGCTATTTGGAACAGGAAAAAGTACTGCTGGAAGCGGGTAAAAAAGTTATTTTGACCACGGAGGATGTCAAGGGCACGGTGGAAATCCTGCCCGTTACATATAAAGGGTTGCCGCGCGATGTGGTGGAAGGAGATACTATTTTAATAGCTGACGGTCTGATTGAACTGCGTGTCACCGGTAAAAACCGCAAGCAGGTGGAATGCGAGGTGATCAGCGGGGGTGAAATTACCTCGCAAAAAGGAGTGAATTTGCCGGGTGTTAATGTCAACCTGCCCGCTTTGACCGAGAGGGATGTGGATGATATCCTCTTTGGTATCAAGCAGGGAATGGATATTATTGCTGCTTCCTTTATTCGCAAAGCCAATGACGTACTGGCCATCCGGCAAATTGTGGAAGAGTCGGGAGCCGATTTAGATATTATTGCCAAGATTGAGAGCCGGGAAGGCGTGGCCAATGTGGACGAAATCATCAAAGTAGCGGATGGCATCATGGTGGCGCGTGGCGATCTGGGGGTGGAAATCCCGGTGGAAGAAGTACCCCTGGTGCAGAAGAAGATTATTGAGAAGTGCAACCGGGCCGGCAAGCCGGTAATCACAGCCACCCAGATGCTGGAGTCCATGATCCAGCATCCCCGTCCCACCAGGGCGGAAGCCAGCGATGTGGCCAATGCCATTTTTGACGGAACCGATGCCATCATGCTCTCCGGTGAAACGGCGGCCGGCAAATATCCGGTGGAAGCTGTGCAAACCATGGCCCGCATTGCAGAAAGAGCGGAATCTTCCCTGCAGTATGACGAGATCCTGCGCCGTAAAGCTGTGGCACTGGCCCGCACTGTGACCGACTCCATCAGCCATGCTACTTGCACCATTGCTGCCGATCTGGATGCGGCGGCCATCATCACCTCTACAGAAACCGGTTATACCGCGAAAATGGTCAGTAAATACCGTCCCAAGGCGCCAATTATTGCCGTCACGCCGGATCAGTCGGTGTTGCGCAAACTGGCGTTGATCTGGGGTGTCCAGCCGTTGCTCATGCCCCGGGTGCAGGATACCGACAGCATGATCACAGCTGCTATTCAGGCTTCGCTGGATAGCGGTTATATCAGCCCCGGCGACCTGGTGGTAATTACCGCCGGGGTGCCGGTGGGGGTGCATGGTACTACCAACCTGATCAAGGTGCACACGGCCGGCGACATTCTGGCCCGGGGTACGGGAATTGGTCAAAAGGCTGTTACCGGTGTGGCCAGGGTTTGCCATAATATCAAAGAAGCACAGGAGAAGCTCCAGCCGGGTGATATATTAATCACAGAAGCTACCGACCGGGAGTATATCGGTATATTGGACAGAGCGGCCGCTCTGATCACCGAGGTAGGTGGTTTGACTTCTCATGCAGCCATAGTGGGACTGGAATTCGGTATTCCCACGGTGGTGGGAGTGGAGTGCGCTACAGCTTTGATTAAAGACGGGGAAGTTATTACTGTGGATGGCCAGCGGGGACTGGTCTACCGGGGTCAGGCCAGAGTGTTGTAGGATCCTCATGTAACAAATCACCTCTGCGTGGTTAACCTAAGCGCAGAGGTGATTTTATTGCTGGCGCAGGTGATTGATTGCCTGATTGAATTTGGTTGGTTGGCCCTGTTTCTGGGGGCCGTTATCGAAGCCCTGGGGCTGCCCTTTCCAGGTAGTGTAATGCTGGTATTTGCCGGTGTGTTGATTAGCCGGGAACGTTTGGGTTTGGTTGCTGCTGTACTGGCAGCCGTGGTTGGTTATAATGTGGGCGGTGGGATCGCTTATTTTTTGGGCCGTTTTTTGGGGCACCCCTTAGGGGTTAGTGTTATGAAATGGTTAAAAATTGAACCGGAACAGCTGGAGCAGGGATTTAAGTATATGCAACGTTCGGCCGGTTACTATATTTTGCTGGGCCATTTTTTGCCCATGTTCAGCAATCTGACGCCTTATCTGGCTGGAGTGAGCAGGGTACGAGCCGGCGTATTTTTTTTATATAATAGCGCATTTGCTATAATCTGGGCGTTTATCTACATGGGGGCCGGCTTTTATTTCAGTAGCTACTGGGAAAGAGCGGCGCAATTTTTGCAAAGGCATATTTATAAGGTTGCAGTACTGGGGCTCGTATTGTATATAATGGTTGTATATTTGTTCAAGAAAAAGAAGGTTTTTTTAAAAAATAGCAAATAAAACTTTGTTTTGGTGAGGTGGGAAAGATGGTACATTTTATGGTAGGACAAACCCGGGTTGTTTTGTTGCAGGGGGACATCACCGAGCAGGACACGCAGGCCATTGTTAATGCGGCCAACAGCCGCCTGGCCGGTGGTGGTGGTGTGGACGGAGCCATTCACCGGGCCGGCGGGCCCGCGATCATGGCCCAGTGCGACGAGATAAGAGCCCGCCAGGGCGGGTGCCCGACCGGGCAGGCAGTGCTGACCACTGGCGGGCGTTTGAAGGCACAATATGTAATTCACACCGTAGGTCCTATTTGGCGAGGTGGGGACCATAACGAAGACCAGCTGTTGGCCAGCGCATATCAAAGCAGCTTGCGCCTGGCACTCCAGCACGGGATTAAATCAGTGGCTTTTCCTTCCATCAGCACCGGGGCATATGGTTTTCCCCTGGAGCGGGCGGCTGCGGTAGCTGTCCGGGCTGTGGAGGGCTTTCTCCTGGAGCAACCCTTGCAAGAGGTACGCTGGGTTTTGTTCAGCCAGCGTGATTTCCAGGCCTATTTACGGGCCTGGCAAGAGCGGGGATATCAGCAGGGAAAAAATGTCGAATAAAGTCAATTTTGGTGCAGCATTTTTATATGTAGCAGTCCCGTTTCAGTAGAGATAGATGGTATAATGGTATTCGGTATTGTAATCATTCCTATACAGATTATTGTTTTGAGGTGAAAGGCTTGCGCCGCGTACCTGTAACAGCCCTGCATGCGGGAATGAAGATAGCTCGCCCTGTGTACAGCGCTGGTGGACAGATGCTGCTCAGTGCCGGCCTGGAGTTGACCGAGCGGTATATTGAGCGTCTGGGAAAGCTGGGCATCAACTTTGTTTATGTGGAAGACGGGCTGTTGCCAGACCTGGAAGTGGACGATGTAATCAGTGATGAGACAAGAAGCCGGGCGCGTTCCCTGATGCGGGAACTGTTACAGTCCAGTACGGGTAAAAGGGTTGACATAAAAAGGTGTCTGCTTCTGAGCAAAGAAATTCAGTCCGTAGTGGAGAATATTGTTGATGAATTGCTCGGCAATAAAAATTTGATCTTTGACATGATGGATATTCGTACGCACGACGATTACACTTTTGCGCACAGTGTAAATGTCGGTGTTCTGGCCGTGATGGCGGGACTGGCCATGAAAATGCCCCGGGAGCGGCTTTTGCAGCTGGGCAAGGGGGCCATGTTGCATGATATTGGTAAAATCGACTTGCCGCTCAGTATTTTAAACAAGCCAGGTAAATTGACGGAGGATGAGTTTGATCAGATAAAAAAGCACTGCCAGGTCGGTATGCAAATTCTCAAGCACAGCGGATATGTAAATATTGTGGAGGCGGCGGTGGCGCTGCAACACCACGAGCGGTACGACGGTAGCGGTTATCCGGGTGGCCTGAGAGGTGAACAAATTCACTTGTTTTCGCGTATTACTTCAATTGCCGATGTCTATGATGCCATCACGTCCAACCGGGTTTACCGGCCGGCCTTCCCGCCCCACGAGGCTTATGAGCTTCTGGCGGCCGGGGGCGGTAGTATGTTTGACTATGAGATTGTCCGGATTTTTATAGAAATAATAGCTCCTTATCCTTTGGGAACCATTGTGGAACTGAGCAATGGAGAGATAGCTGCCGTGGTGGAAAACATTCCCGGTTTCAACCTCTACCCCCGCGTGCGGGTGCTATTTGATCCTTACGGGCAAGAGGTGGGCGAGATGAAAGAATATTTCCTGGCCAGGCAGCGGGATATTGTAATCCACAAGGTAATCGATGACGTTTTTAAGTATGTAAAAGAGAGGTCAGCACAAAAAAAGTCAGGTTGATATCGATATCAGGTTGGCAACGGACAAAGCCTTACCAACCCCTTGACTGCCAGTTGGTGGCCCAGAATAATCAGGGCACCGGTGATACCGGGGATGCTCAAGGCAAAGTCCAGCGCTTTCTCTAAATCTTGCGCAGATTTGACCAGGTTGCCGGTGGCTGTGGCTACGGCATCGGCCAGCGGCGGGTCGGGAGAAATAACCACCACGGCGTCGGCTGAGCCAAAACTTAAAGAGTGACCTACAGAACCGGATGAGGTGCAAATGCCCAGGGGGCCGTCCTGCGGTTTCACTTCCAGGGCAATGCGGTTGCTTAGAGGAGAATTACCAGCGAATACGGCGATGCGCCGGGTGCGCCTGGTGCGGATAAAAATGTCGCCGCCATTTTCCACAATGAGGTCGCGGCTGTATTTGCCCAGGAAAAGGCCAATCTGCCAGGCGATGGTGCCGGCTACGGCGGCCATGGGTCCAACACCTGCTTTGGTGGCGGCGGTAGCCATACGGTGAGCGATGGGTGGTGCCCAGGCCGGAGGCTGGTAAGGATGCAAAGTGCGGGCGAAAAACGGGTCCTGTTTGATATATTCTTCCAGAGGGGAACGGCAGGCTATAACAGCCTGCCGTGTTTTTTCCGGTAGCCAGTGTTGAAAAGATTCTTTGCGTACTCCTATGTCCAGGTCGGTTTCCTGTACCTGAATGGTGAAATGTACTAAATCGGAGGATTGGTGCAGTTGCCGGTAGGTACGGTGATAGTAAGTCATCTTACAATCGTACCTCCATTGCCTTCACCGGGCAGGCCCGCACGCACAGCTGGCAAACTACGCAGTCGTCGCTGTTGAAGCAAACTACCATTTCCGGGCGCTGGATGTGCAGGGCACCGGTGGGGCAGATGGCTGTGCAAGCACCGCAGGAGGTACATTTTTCTTCATTGCGCACTATTTCCTGGGTCAGGTCCTGTACAATAACGCCGCAGCTGCGCAGGTATTCCAGTCCCCGGTCGTATTGTTCCCCGGTCAGCTCCAACACCATGGTACCCTCTTTTTGCGGGTTGACGTTTGCTTTAACAATATTTACCAACAGGTCATAGTCTTTGACCAGGCGGTAGATTACAGGTTTATCTGAAATATCGGGGCCAAAGCGCAGGACTATTTTTCTGGGTGACATCGGTCGCTCTCCTTTCTCTTGTTCGATATGCTCCGGGCGTCCGACTTTTATCCCTATTCCTTAGAATGGAGCGGTTTGCCGCACAGACCCGCTTCCGGTCCGGGTAATAGTTTTACCGGTTCTGTGAGCAGAAACTGGCCGCTGGCAATCCAATCTTTCAGGATAGCGGCAATCTTTTTGGCCCGCGGGTAACTGGATAGCGGGGCGGTTGGCACTTCCTTGCCCTGTACATTTATTTTTCCCGACTTGAGCTCGGCGTAACTGACATAACCCAGGTTGCCGGGCTGCCGGTTGGGATAAGCTTCACTGTAGTCCACAATGGGGGCGTATAGATCCCTGTCTGTGGCTGCGGCATAGAGAGTGATTTCCTCGTTTAATAGAGGAATGGGTACACCAATGCCTACGGATAGGGTGGCCCCATAACCCAGATAACTGGTTCCCACCAGCCATTCCGGACTCATTTGTTTTAAGTCGCCGATTACAGCCAGGGTACCGCCGGCCGGACCGCAATCGTTGCCGGCACTGTCCTTTTGGATGGCAGGGAAATGCTGGGTGCCGTGCCAGGCTACATAACCAATCCCACCGCCCAGGAAAATGCGGGTGCCAATGCCAATGGTTTTAAAATGAGGGTCTTTGAGCAACGGGCTGAGCTGTCCCGATGTAGAATAGTGCGCGTTGCCCAGGTTTGGTTTGAGCATGCCCATATATGTGTATATGGTCTTGTTGCCCAGGTTGACTGCGCAGTTGTAGTTCTGGTAAGCATTGCGCGGGTTGAAAAGGATGGCCTCGTTGATGTCGCTTAATGTGATGGTGGTTTCCAGCTGCCGGCGGGGGTAGCAGTCGGTGCCGTAGCTGATTGCTCTCAGTTTTACCGGTTTACCTGCTACCAGGTCCTGAATGACATGACCGCCACCATAACGGAACTCACCGGGATAGTTGCTGTTTAAGGGGTCGTCTTCCGGCAGTTCGGTAGCGCCGATATAGGCATCCACAGCGGCAATGCCGGCATAGGCGGGGACGCCGTTCAGCCAAACTTTTTGCATTTTCATCCGCGGCTGGGAATGGCCAAAATTCAGGAAAGCGCCCGAAGAGCACATGGGGGCGAAGGTACCAGTAGTGACCACGTCTACTTCCCGGGTGGCGCGGCTAATGCCTTTTTCCTCAACAATTTGAATCAATTCTTCCGCTGTGACCACCACAGCTTTGCCGGCCTTGATCTTGGCATTAATTTCGGCATATGTTTTCTCCAGGCTCATGTCAAAATCCCTCCCAAATCCCGTGCTCTTCCCGATTTCTCAGTAGAGAATAAAAAAACCTCTTTCTGATGAAAAGAGGTTGGCAAAAATGCTTTTCCTCTTATCTCTCAGAAGAATAAGTGAAATATTCTCCTGCAGGAATTAGCACCATGCTCGCACTGCCTGCCTGGTGGCTCGCGCCAGCTGGTTGCCGGGCTTCATCGGGCCAGTCCCTCCGCCGCTCCGGATAAGAGCACTTCGTCAATATTAAATTACTGCACTCTAGTTTAACAACTGTTGCCCGGTTTGTCAATGCAATATATTTGCCCTATTTAAATGTTCTGTCAGGCGTTGCAAAGCGCGCTTTTCGATGCGGGAAACATATGAGCGGGAAATGCCCATTTTTTGGGCAATTTCTCTCTGGGTGAAGCACACACCGTTGGTTAACCCAAAGCGCAGGGCCAGCACCTGCTGCTCTTGAAAAGGCAACTCTGCCAGTTTGTTACGGATGATTTCCCGGGTAACATTGGTATTGATCTGTTCAGGAACGCTGTCGGCCGGTGTGCCCAGAATATCAATCAGGCATAATTCATGACCTTCTTTGTCCTGCCCGATAGGATCGTATAGTGAACATTCATGACGCTTTTTCTTTCTGCTGCGGAAGTACATGAGTATCTCATTTTCAATGCAGCGAGAAGCATATGTGGCCAGACGGGTGGTTTTGTCCGGTCGGTAGGTGTTGATGGCCTTGATGAGACCTATGGTGCCGATCGAAATCAAGTCATCAAAGTCTTCACTGCGGTCATCAAATTTTTTAATAATGTGGGCGACGAGGCGCAGGTTGTGTTCAATTAGAACCTGCCTGGCCTGTTGGTTTCCCTGTAGTGCCTGTTCCAGATAGTCTTGCTCTTCTTTTTCATTCAGTGGTCTGGGAAAACTGTTTTGAGCAATGTGGGAGACAAGCATTACCAGGCCGTGTACCAGGGACAGTAAAGCCAGTGCCCACACCCCAGCCAGCATAGATTTCCCCCCTTATCTTGCCTGAAAAGGTTTTACATTATATGAGCAGGAGGGTGCAGTTTGTGCCTGTACAACTCACAAAAATAAAAAAACACCGCCCGGTGGCGATGTTTTGGGTAAATTGTGGCTGGGGCGGCTGGATTCGAACCAACGCATGGCGGGTCCAAAGCCCGCTGCCTTACCGCTTGGCTACGCCCCAACTTGCTGGTGGAGGGGGCAGGATTCGAACCTGCGAAGGCGTCCGCCGGCAGATTTACAGTCTGCTCCCTTTGACCACTCGGGAACCCCTCCGGAAAATGGTGACCCCTACGGGATTCGAACCCGTGTTACCGCCGTGAAAGGGCGGTGTCTTAGACCACTTGACCAAGGGGCCATATTGCATTGTGGTGGTCGGGATGGAGGGATTTGAACCCCCGGCCTCCTGCTCCCAAGGCAGGCGCGCTAGCCAAACTGCGCCACATCCCGGCTGTTAACATGCAAATGTAATTATATCTAAAGCTGCTTTTTCCGTCAAGGGGTGCCAAAGTAAAAACAGGCATAAAAGCTCCAGTTACCTCATTATAGTATTAAAGGGAAAAATATGGAGGTGATCCGGTAATGAACGGAAATTTATTTTGTGGATGGCGAAGGTTATGGGTGCTGGTTTTTTTCATCATGGTCTTGGGACTATGGGAGGCCTCTGTTTGCAGCGCCGAACCGGAAAAAACTGTGGACGAAGGGAATAAAGTCACCGCTATAACCAAACAGATTATCTGGATTGCCATTGATGGTTTGGACATGAGACTTTACAACAGTGCTGCCGCACCTAATATGAAGGGTCTGGCTATGTCCGGCACCCAGGCTGAGTACATGATTGGCTACGAACCGGACCGCACTGCTGAGCAGTTATTTTCGCTTGTCAGCGGTGTGTTGCCCCCCCGGCACGGTTTCGGCAGTTCCAACAGACAGGCTGCTGTGCCTACTGTGCTCAATTTGTTGGAAAAACGTAAAAACTCTACTGTGGTTTTTGATGCTTCTGGTGAATTGCGCGGTGGTATTTCCGGTATAAGCGGTTATTTCCCCGGTCCCTATCAGTCCAATAGTGAAATGGTTGATGAAATAATAAAATATTTTGATGCCAAGCATCCCTTTATGAGTGTTATTGTATTGCGCGGGCCTCAAGCCGGTGATAGCATGGGGCAAAAATTAAAATGCATCACCGAGGTTGACAATCAGATAGGTAGAATATTAAATTATTTGCACCAACAAGGGATCTATGAGGAGACCATGTTGATAATTAGTGGTATCACGGGCCGCAGTCCCCTGATATTGAAAGGAAAAGAATTTAAAGCCGGTTACGTATCCCCGCCGGTGACCAATATCGACCTGGTGCCCACCATAGCCTAT
Encoded here:
- a CDS encoding NIL domain-containing protein codes for the protein MSPRKIVLRFGPDISDKPVIYRLVKDYDLLVNIVKANVNPQKEGTMVLELTGEQYDRGLEYLRSCGVIVQDLTQEIVRNEEKCTSCGACTAICPTGALHIQRPEMVVCFNSDDCVVCQLCVRACPVKAMEVRL
- a CDS encoding alkaline phosphatase family protein — protein: MNGNLFCGWRRLWVLVFFIMVLGLWEASVCSAEPEKTVDEGNKVTAITKQIIWIAIDGLDMRLYNSAAAPNMKGLAMSGTQAEYMIGYEPDRTAEQLFSLVSGVLPPRHGFGSSNRQAAVPTVLNLLEKRKNSTVVFDASGELRGGISGISGYFPGPYQSNSEMVDEIIKYFDAKHPFMSVIVLRGPQAGDSMGQKLKCITEVDNQIGRILNYLHQQGIYEETMLIISGITGRSPLILKGKEFKAGYVSPPVTNIDLVPTIAYLQGLNGQFDGLILWHVLSPSPQRQETYTLSERVKDLSRAYVRLLEDVGRLEKQKLLIKEEQVALQAEKESIKKMITRREQEIKRYRFYLAVGKLIFLVVLLVFLLLLWWQHKRLRRKYLFWD
- a CDS encoding HD-GYP domain-containing protein, which codes for MRRVPVTALHAGMKIARPVYSAGGQMLLSAGLELTERYIERLGKLGINFVYVEDGLLPDLEVDDVISDETRSRARSLMRELLQSSTGKRVDIKRCLLLSKEIQSVVENIVDELLGNKNLIFDMMDIRTHDDYTFAHSVNVGVLAVMAGLAMKMPRERLLQLGKGAMLHDIGKIDLPLSILNKPGKLTEDEFDQIKKHCQVGMQILKHSGYVNIVEAAVALQHHERYDGSGYPGGLRGEQIHLFSRITSIADVYDAITSNRVYRPAFPPHEAYELLAAGGGSMFDYEIVRIFIEIIAPYPLGTIVELSNGEIAAVVENIPGFNLYPRVRVLFDPYGQEVGEMKEYFLARQRDIVIHKVIDDVFKYVKERSAQKKSG
- the sigK gene encoding RNA polymerase sporulation sigma factor SigK, with amino-acid sequence MLAGVWALALLSLVHGLVMLVSHIAQNSFPRPLNEKEEQDYLEQALQGNQQARQVLIEHNLRLVAHIIKKFDDRSEDFDDLISIGTIGLIKAINTYRPDKTTRLATYASRCIENEILMYFRSRKKKRHECSLYDPIGQDKEGHELCLIDILGTPADSVPEQINTNVTREIIRNKLAELPFQEQQVLALRFGLTNGVCFTQREIAQKMGISRSYVSRIEKRALQRLTEHLNRANILH
- a CDS encoding homocysteine biosynthesis protein, with product MSLEKTYAEINAKIKAGKAVVVTAEELIQIVEEKGISRATREVDVVTTGTFAPMCSSGAFLNFGHSQPRMKMQKVWLNGVPAYAGIAAVDAYIGATELPEDDPLNSNYPGEFRYGGGHVIQDLVAGKPVKLRAISYGTDCYPRRQLETTITLSDINEAILFNPRNAYQNYNCAVNLGNKTIYTYMGMLKPNLGNAHYSTSGQLSPLLKDPHFKTIGIGTRIFLGGGIGYVAWHGTQHFPAIQKDSAGNDCGPAGGTLAVIGDLKQMSPEWLVGTSYLGYGATLSVGIGVPIPLLNEEITLYAAATDRDLYAPIVDYSEAYPNRQPGNLGYVSYAELKSGKINVQGKEVPTAPLSSYPRAKKIAAILKDWIASGQFLLTEPVKLLPGPEAGLCGKPLHSKE
- a CDS encoding UPF0280 family protein, with the translated sequence MTYYHRTYRQLHQSSDLVHFTIQVQETDLDIGVRKESFQHWLPEKTRQAVIACRSPLEEYIKQDPFFARTLHPYQPPAWAPPIAHRMATAATKAGVGPMAAVAGTIAWQIGLFLGKYSRDLIVENGGDIFIRTRRTRRIAVFAGNSPLSNRIALEVKPQDGPLGICTSSGSVGHSLSFGSADAVVVISPDPPLADAVATATGNLVKSAQDLEKALDFALSIPGITGALIILGHQLAVKGLVRLCPLPT